From the Phyllostomus discolor isolate MPI-MPIP mPhyDis1 chromosome 7, mPhyDis1.pri.v3, whole genome shotgun sequence genome, one window contains:
- the OXR1 gene encoding oxidation resistance protein 1 isoform X12, with the protein MSRLWYGKKGRRYQPINHKYTLVVSVAEYHRRIDALNTEELRTLCRRLQIATREDINSKQVAPVKADLESESFRPNLSDPSELLLPDQIEKLTKHLPPRTIGYPWTLIYGTGKHGTSLKTLYRTMTGLDTPVLMVIKDSDGQVFGALASEPLKVSDGFYGTGETFVFTFCPEFEVFKWTGDNMFFIKGDMDSLAFGGGGGEFALWLDGDLYHGRSHSCKTFGNHTLSKKEDFFIQDIEIWAFE; encoded by the exons ATGTCTCGCCTCTGGtatgggaagaaagggagaagatatCAACCAATTAATCATAAGTATACCCTG GTAGTGTCAGTGGCTGAGTATCACCGCAGGATCGATGCTCTAAATACTGAAGAACTGCGCACACTCTGCAGACGGCTCCAG ATTGCTACAAGGGAAGACATAAATTCAAAGCAGGTTGCTCCAGTGAAAGCAGACCTGGAGTCTGAATCTTTTCGACCCAACCTGAGTGATCCCAGTGAACTTCTACTGCCAGATCAAATCGAAAAG cttaCCAAGCATCTTCCACCAAGAACAATTGGCTATCCATGGACTCTTATTTATGGAACCGGGAAGCATGGCACAAGCCTGAAGACCCTGTATCGGACAATGACAGGTTTAGACACCCCAGTGCTGATGGTGATTAAAGACAGTGATGGGCAG GTTTTTGGTGCACTAGCATCTGAACCATTGAAAGTGAGTGATGGCTTTTATGGTACTGGAGAGACCTTCGTTTTTACATTCTGTCCAGAGTTTGAG gtCTTTAAGTGGACAGGAGATAATATGTTTTTTATCAAAGGAGACATGGATTCCCTAGCTTTTGGTGGTGGAGG GGGAGAATTTGCCCTTTGGCTTGATGGAGACCTCTACCATGGAAGAAGCCATTCTTGTAAAACGTTTGGAAATCATACGCTTTCTAAGAAGGAAGATTTCTTTATCCAGGACATTGAAATCTGGGCTTTTGAGTAA
- the OXR1 gene encoding oxidation resistance protein 1 isoform X13 has product MSRLWYGKKGRRYQPINHKYTLIATREDINSKQVAPVKADLESESFRPNLSDPSELLLPDQIEKLTKHLPPRTIGYPWTLIYGTGKHGTSLKTLYRTMTGLDTPVLMVIKDSDGQVFGALASEPLKVSDGFYGTGETFVFTFCPEFEVFKWTGDNMFFIKGDMDSLAFGGGGGEFALWLDGDLYHGRSHSCKTFGNHTLSKKEDFFIQDIEIWAFE; this is encoded by the exons ATGTCTCGCCTCTGGtatgggaagaaagggagaagatatCAACCAATTAATCATAAGTATACCCTG ATTGCTACAAGGGAAGACATAAATTCAAAGCAGGTTGCTCCAGTGAAAGCAGACCTGGAGTCTGAATCTTTTCGACCCAACCTGAGTGATCCCAGTGAACTTCTACTGCCAGATCAAATCGAAAAG cttaCCAAGCATCTTCCACCAAGAACAATTGGCTATCCATGGACTCTTATTTATGGAACCGGGAAGCATGGCACAAGCCTGAAGACCCTGTATCGGACAATGACAGGTTTAGACACCCCAGTGCTGATGGTGATTAAAGACAGTGATGGGCAG GTTTTTGGTGCACTAGCATCTGAACCATTGAAAGTGAGTGATGGCTTTTATGGTACTGGAGAGACCTTCGTTTTTACATTCTGTCCAGAGTTTGAG gtCTTTAAGTGGACAGGAGATAATATGTTTTTTATCAAAGGAGACATGGATTCCCTAGCTTTTGGTGGTGGAGG GGGAGAATTTGCCCTTTGGCTTGATGGAGACCTCTACCATGGAAGAAGCCATTCTTGTAAAACGTTTGGAAATCATACGCTTTCTAAGAAGGAAGATTTCTTTATCCAGGACATTGAAATCTGGGCTTTTGAGTAA